From a single Mycolicibacterium mengxianglii genomic region:
- a CDS encoding branched-chain amino acid ABC transporter substrate-binding protein, which produces MRGRATRSAFALSSAALLALGLAGCNQSSPDEGAAQSDLKIVEQVQINQDGAEVAAEEGVQPADPAGDGQAQCPPLSLAMAGALTGPDAALGINIKNGVQLAVDKHNEANPGCQVQLKTFDTEGDPQKATQIAPQIVNDPYTIGLIGPAFSGETKATGQVFDQAGLVATTASATNVTLSENGWKTFFRGLANDGVQGPSVANYLKNTLGNQKICVVDDSTDYGLGLAQAVRETLGPVADSGCNISVKKGDKDFSAAVNQVKGVAPDSVFFSGYYAEASLFVQQMRDGGVEATFASADGTKDPEFVKQAGESSKDAVLACPCGPATGAFADEYTEKFNQEPGTYSTEGYDLGTIMLKGIDAGKRTRPELLDFVRTYSGPGIGRKYEWTPNGELTNTLIWIYKVQ; this is translated from the coding sequence GTGCGCGGTCGCGCGACACGGAGTGCATTCGCTCTCAGTTCAGCAGCCCTGCTTGCGTTGGGACTTGCCGGCTGCAATCAGAGCTCGCCCGATGAAGGAGCGGCTCAAAGCGATCTGAAGATCGTGGAGCAGGTTCAGATCAATCAGGATGGTGCCGAGGTTGCGGCTGAGGAGGGCGTGCAGCCGGCTGATCCCGCCGGCGACGGCCAGGCTCAGTGCCCGCCGCTGTCCCTGGCGATGGCGGGAGCGTTGACCGGACCCGATGCCGCGCTCGGCATCAACATCAAGAACGGCGTTCAGCTGGCCGTGGACAAGCACAACGAGGCCAACCCCGGCTGCCAGGTGCAGCTCAAGACGTTCGACACCGAGGGTGATCCGCAGAAGGCCACCCAGATCGCGCCGCAGATCGTCAATGACCCGTACACGATCGGGCTGATCGGCCCGGCGTTCTCGGGTGAGACCAAAGCCACCGGCCAGGTTTTTGACCAGGCGGGTCTGGTGGCCACCACAGCGTCGGCCACCAACGTCACGCTCTCGGAGAACGGCTGGAAGACCTTCTTCCGCGGGCTGGCCAATGACGGTGTGCAGGGTCCCTCGGTGGCCAACTACTTGAAGAACACCCTGGGCAACCAGAAGATCTGCGTCGTCGACGACAGCACCGACTACGGCTTGGGCCTGGCTCAGGCGGTCCGCGAAACCCTGGGCCCGGTAGCGGATTCGGGCTGCAACATCTCGGTGAAGAAGGGTGACAAGGACTTCTCGGCCGCGGTGAACCAGGTCAAGGGTGTGGCCCCGGATTCGGTGTTCTTCAGCGGTTACTACGCAGAGGCGTCGCTGTTCGTCCAGCAGATGCGCGACGGCGGCGTCGAAGCCACCTTCGCCAGCGCTGACGGCACCAAGGATCCCGAGTTCGTCAAGCAGGCAGGTGAGTCCTCCAAGGATGCGGTCCTGGCCTGCCCCTGCGGTCCGGCCACCGGCGCGTTCGCCGACGAGTACACCGAGAAGTTCAACCAGGAGCCGGGCACCTACAGCACCGAGGGCTACGACCTGGGGACGATCATGCTCAAGGGCATCGACGCCGGGAAGCGGACTCGTCCGGAGCTGTTGGACTTCGTTCGTACCTACAGTGGACCCGGCATCGGGCGCAAGTACGAGTGGACCCCCAATGGTGAGCTGACCAACACCCTGATCTGGATCTACAAGGTTCAGTAA
- a CDS encoding ANTAR domain-containing response regulator: protein MTEPTGDSDVVKPHRVLIAEDEALIRLDLAEMLREEGYDVVGEAGDGQEAVELAEKLNPDLVIMDVKMPRRDGIDAAAEIASKRIAPIVVLTAFSQRELVERARDAGAMAYLVKPFSINDLIPAIEVAVSRFSELAQLENEVANLSDRLETRKLVERAKGLLQTNQNMSEPEAFKWIQRAAMDRRTTMKRVAEVILETFEPPAETPPAT from the coding sequence ATGACCGAGCCAACCGGCGACTCTGACGTCGTCAAACCGCACCGAGTGCTCATCGCTGAGGATGAAGCACTCATCCGGCTGGATCTCGCCGAGATGTTGCGGGAGGAAGGCTACGACGTCGTCGGCGAGGCGGGGGACGGCCAGGAGGCGGTGGAGCTCGCTGAGAAGCTCAATCCGGATCTGGTGATCATGGACGTCAAGATGCCCCGGCGCGACGGCATCGATGCCGCAGCGGAGATCGCCAGCAAGCGGATCGCCCCGATCGTGGTGTTGACGGCGTTCAGTCAACGTGAACTCGTGGAACGCGCCCGCGACGCCGGAGCGATGGCGTATCTGGTCAAGCCGTTCTCGATCAACGACCTGATCCCGGCGATCGAGGTTGCCGTCAGCCGGTTCAGTGAGCTGGCCCAGCTGGAAAACGAAGTCGCCAATCTGTCCGACCGGCTGGAGACACGCAAGCTCGTCGAGCGCGCCAAGGGTTTGCTGCAAACCAACCAGAACATGTCCGAACCGGAAGCATTCAAGTGGATTCAGCGGGCGGCCATGGACCGCAGAACCACCATGAAGCGGGTTGCCGAGGTGATTCTGGAGACCTTCGAGCCGCCCGCCGAGACCCCACCCGCCACCTGA